The genomic segment CATTGGAACGGGAGACATCGATTGGCGGGTCCGCCCCGAGCTTGTAGAGCCGAAGTCCCAAACACAAAAGCAGGATGGCAAGAATGATTATCCCCGACCATCCTGAATAACGAGATTTGTTCTCAGCGGGCCCCAAAGAACTCCTTGATCTTCGATACTACATACTGAATCTGCTCGTCGGTCAACTCCGGGAACATCGGCAGTGATACGATCCTGTCCGCCATCTTCTCGGTCACGGGGAAATCCCCCCGTTTCTTGCCGAGATGCGAGAACGCCTTCTGCAAGTGAATCGGGACCGGATAATGAATGAGCGTCGAGATACCGTTGCTCTGAAGAAACTGCTGAAGTTCCTCACGGCGGTCGACCTCAATTACATACAGGTGAAACACCTGAAAATAATCCGGATTCATGTCCGGTACCGTCACTGGCGCCCCTTTCAGCAACTCGCTGTACCGATGCGCCACGCGGTTTCGCTCGGTATTCCATATATCGAGATGCCGCAGCTTCGCATTCAACACCGCCCCCTGTATCCCCTCAAGTCGCGCATTGTAGCCCAGCAATTCGTGATAATATTTTTTCTCGGAGCCGTGATCCCGAAGCATCCGCACTTTGCGCGCCAGCTCAGGATCAGACGTCGTTACCGCCCCTCCCTCTCCATACGCGCCGAGGTTTTTCCCAGGATAAAACGAGAACGCCGCAATCGGCGCCATCGAGCCCGCCGTACGCCCTTTGTATTTCGCGCCGTGTGATTGAGCCGAATCTTCAAGCACGGCCAGTTTGTGCTTCGCGGCTATCGACAGAATCGGGTCCATGTCGGCGGTTCGGCCATACAAATGAACGGGGATAATGACCTTGGTCTTTTTGGTGATCGCCCGCTCGATCAGGTTTGGATCAATCGTCCGACTCGCTGGATCGCAGTCCACCAATACCGGCGTGGGACCGGCATGAGCAATCGCGGCTGCTGTAGCAATGAACGTATTGGCTGCTGTAATGACCTCGTCTCCTGGGCCAACTCCGAGAGCCTTCAACGCCAGCAAGAGCGCATTGGTGCCGTTGTTGATGCCAATACACTCTTTGGTTTGGCAGTAGGCCGCGAAGTTCTTTTCGAACTCGGCTACCGCCGGCCCGAGGACGTATGCCGACTTGTCCAACACCCCTTGAATAGCTGTATCCAGTTCCGATTTTATGGAGCGATACTGAGCTTGTAAGTCTAAGAATGGTACTTGCATGTGGTTCCTTTAGCAGGGGGGAAGTATATCAGATTGTGACCGAAAGTCAAGACGACTGGCGATGACTGACTGTCAGCAGTTGCATTCGTACAAGGGGACGCCAAAGAACAAAAAGTCGATGAGGGCCTGCAAGTCCGAAATATCAACGGTATAGGACCAATCCAAGTCATTCTCTTCGAGGCAGGCCGATAAAACTTGCTCGCCAGAGAAGAGGTAGTCGACTATGGCTGCCAGATCGGAGATATCGACCAAGTCTCCGGGATCACCATCGAGATTACCGACTAGACCCTGGCAGCACGCGGTACAAAGGCAACCGCCGAAGAAAGAGTACAGCCAGGCTCTGGCCTTTCTGACCCTGTTCTCAAAATTAGCCGTCGTACCACTTCTCAAGGTAACTAGGGCAATATAAAGTGTGAGCGAATCATCAGCCGCAAGCGAGTAGTTGTTCCTGAATGCCATTACACTATGCTGGTTACTTTTGACCGGCTCGGCTGAGTACCCGGGATTTTGCATATTGATCCATAGCTCGCTCGGCAGGAAACCACCGTTCGGCTCTACGAAGTCGGAGTTGAGGGCTGTATATGCACCGTACAGTGCTCGGTCTGGAGAACATATGTGCTGGATGTCAGTGTAGTTTTTAAGAAATGCTACTCCACCAAATCGTCTATCGTTTGATTGGCATTGCAGGGAAACATCCTGACCGTACTCCCCTCCTCGCTGATACATGAGGCGCAGCGAATCGACAAACCCACTCGTATTATGAGCCCCGGTATCGCTGGGAATATTCCAGTCAATCGCTACGCCGATTGTCAGCCCGCTCACGGACGTCCCCT from the Candidatus Zixiibacteriota bacterium genome contains:
- a CDS encoding DegT/DnrJ/EryC1/StrS family aminotransferase, with translation MQVPFLDLQAQYRSIKSELDTAIQGVLDKSAYVLGPAVAEFEKNFAAYCQTKECIGINNGTNALLLALKALGVGPGDEVITAANTFIATAAAIAHAGPTPVLVDCDPASRTIDPNLIERAITKKTKVIIPVHLYGRTADMDPILSIAAKHKLAVLEDSAQSHGAKYKGRTAGSMAPIAAFSFYPGKNLGAYGEGGAVTTSDPELARKVRMLRDHGSEKKYYHELLGYNARLEGIQGAVLNAKLRHLDIWNTERNRVAHRYSELLKGAPVTVPDMNPDYFQVFHLYVIEVDRREELQQFLQSNGISTLIHYPVPIHLQKAFSHLGKKRGDFPVTEKMADRIVSLPMFPELTDEQIQYVVSKIKEFFGAR